From a single Porites lutea chromosome 10, jaPorLute2.1, whole genome shotgun sequence genomic region:
- the LOC140950255 gene encoding protein disulfide-isomerase 1-like, translating to MRAHFVFAILVNLVFTAYSSHVKELTLYNFDKFVDGERFVFVFFYASWEQRCVEILERYEEVGDAYADRDDVLIAKVNAYEEVKLGTRYWIDEYPSFRYFIKGSITEETYKGSSHPQDLIRFIQTKAFQRLNLGIFLTPVIDLSSSNFERIVKDRARSIMVLYYNGNCDLCNSLQGTLYNVGVTFRNEPKCLIGRLNCDADPQICIEQGIPHYPRFKVYSQHNKDGVVYEPGTNQESFSETNMTKFMNALCGTQRILRGRLNEKAGLLDDFNDLAVQFMTEHRRRREILVAAKHKALAQAEFQTEANFYVSVMVRIAEHGAGIVKEEIDRLERLIAGPLHANKADELEKRKNILKQFQVLHYERDEL from the exons ATGCGAgctcattttgtttttgctatCCTTGTTAACTTGGTTTTCACTGCCTACAGTTCACACGTCAAAGAACTTACTCTTTACAATTTTGACAAATTCGTTGACGGTGAGCGTTTCGTGTTCGTTTTTTTCTACGCGAGTTGGGAACAGCGATGCGTAGAAATTCTTGAACGTTATGAAGAAGTTGGCGACGCATATGCAGACCGCGATGATGTGCTCATTGCTAAAGTAAATGCGTACGAAGAAGTCAAACTGGGTACAAGATATTGGATCGATGAATACCCTTCCTTTCGGTATTTTATCAAAGGAAGTATCACAGAGGAAAC TTATAAAGGCAGCAGCCATCCCCAAGATCTGATCCGTTTCATCCAAACTAAAGCCTTCCAACGCCTCAATCTTGGCATTTTCCTGACTCCAGTCATCGACCTTAGCTCATCAAACTTTGAACGCATCGTCAAAGACAGAGCACGAAGTATCATGGTCCTCTACTACAATGGCAACTGCGATCTCTGCAACAGTTTACAAGGCACTCTGTACAACGTAGGGGTAACCTTCCGGAACGAGCCAAAATGTCTGATCGGTCGACTGAATTGTGACGCAGATCCGCAGATCTGTATTGAACAAGGCATTCCGCACTATCCCAGGTTCAAAGTGTACTCACAGCACAACAAAGACGGCGTGGTGTACGAGCCCGGTACGAATCAGGAGAGCTTCAGCGAGACGAATATGACCAAATTTATGAACGCTTTGTGTGGGACGCAGAGGATTTTGCGAGGACGACTTAACGAAAAG GCGGGTCTCTTGGATGACTTCAACGACCTAGCGGTCCAGTTTATGACAGAACACAGAAGACGCCGAGAAATATTGGTGGCAGCAAAACACAAAGCTTTAGCACAAGCTGAATTCCAGACGGAAgccaatttttatgtttctgTGATGGTTCGAATTGCAGAGCATGGCGCTGGAATAGTTAAGGAGGAAATTGATCGATTGGAACGCTTAATCGCCGGTCCATTGCACGCTAATAAGGCAGACGAActtgaaaagcgaaaaaatatcCTGAAGCAGTTCCAGGTCTTGCATTACGAGAGAGATGAATTATAA